The Amycolatopsis methanolica 239 nucleotide sequence CTGTACCTGTGCGCCCTGACCACGCTCACCTCGTCCCCGGCCGATGCGCAGGTCCTGGCCAGCGTATTCGCCACCGTTTTCGCCGCCCCCGAGGTCGGCACCGCCGGCGCCGGGGCGTTCAGCGCCGGGGAATCGACGGGGCCGGCCCGAGAAGTGCGGGCTCCCACGGCGGGCAGCGCGGTAGACCGGCTGGCGACCCGCGACTTCGCCACGCTCGAACCCGCTGAGCTGGCGCTGCTGCGGGCCGCGATGAGCGAGTTCCGGCTGGCGACCCCGCTGCGGCGGTCGCGACGGAAGCGGCTTTCGCCCGGCGGGCGGCGCGCGGACCTGCGGGAGACCTTGCGCGTCGCGCGGCGGACCGGGGGCGAGCCGGTCCGGTTGCGGCGCTGGGTCTCCCGCGAGAAGCCGCGGAAGCTCGTCGTGCTGTGCGACATCTCGGGCTCGATGGAGCCCTACGCGCGGGCCCTGTTGCAACTGCTGGTCTGCGCCGCGGGTGGGGCGCGGGCCGAGGTGTTCACGTTCGCGACCCGTCTCACGCGGCTGACCCGGGTGCTGCAGCGGACGCCGTCGGCCGCACTGGCCGACGCGGGACGGGAGGCGCCGGACTGGTCGGGCGGCACGAAGATCGGTGATTCGCTCGGGGAGTTCCTGGATACCCATGGCGCGCGGGGGATGGCGCGCGGAGCGGTGGTGGTCGTCCTGTCCGACGGGTGGGAGACCGGCAGCCCCGAGCGGCTGGGCCGCGAAATGGCCCGGTTGTCGCGGCTCGCGCACCGGATCGTGTGGGCCAACCCGCGCACGGCCAGCCCCCGGTTCCGGCCGTCGACCGGCGGGATGGCGGCGGCGTGGCCGTACTGCGACGCCGTCGTCAGCGCTCACCGGCTGGACGCGATCGAAGACCTGCTGACCGCCATCGCCGGTTGCTCCGGCCGGGATTAGGGTAGCCTAACCACAGACGCTGAACGCGAGTGAGGAGCGGCGTATGGCAGGCAAGTCCCGGCCGGCGGTCCGGCTGCGGGTGCTGCGCACCCAGCGGCTGACACCGCACATGATCCGCATCGTCGCCGGTGGGCCAGGGCTGGCCGATTTCCAGCCGAACGAGTTCGCCGACGCCTATGTGAAGATGCTGTTCCCGCGGGAGGGCGTGGAGTACCCGGTGCCGTTCGACATGGGCGTCATCCGCGCCGAGATGCCGCGCGAGCAGTGGCCGGTGATGCGGACCTACACCGTGCGCTACTACGACCCGCGCGCCGGTGAGCTGGCGCTGGACTTCGTGCACCACGGCGACCAGGGGCTCGGCGGCCCGTGGGCGGCGTCCGCCCAGCCGGGTGACGAGCTGCTGCTGGCCGGCCCCGGCGGCGCCTACGCCCCCGGCGAGGAGGCCGACTGGCACCTGCTGGTCGGCGACGAGAGCGCATTGCCCGCGATCGCGGTGGCGCTGGAGATGATGCCGGCCGGTGTGCCGGTGCGGGTGTTCATCGAGGTGGCGGACCCCGCGGAGGAGCAGCCGCTCGCCACCAAGGGGGACGCGCAGATCCAGTGGTTGCACCGGTCCGCCGGGGACGACCTGGTGGCCGCCGTGCGCGCGCTGGAGTTCCTGCCGGGCACGGTGCAGGCCTTCGTCCACGGCGAGGCCGGTTTCGTCCGGGAGCTGCGCCGGTACCTGCTCGGCGAGCGCGGGGTGCGCAAGGACCTGCTGTCGATCTCGGGCTACTGGCGCCGGGGCAAGACGGACGAGGAGTGGCGGGCGGAGAAGGCCGCGGAGCGCCCCGCCGAGGAGGCGGCCGGCCGTCCGTGACGGCGCCGGCCGGTTACGCCGGGTGGTTGCGAGGCCGGCGGGTCGGTCGGCTATTCTCTTTCCCGGCGCTGGAACCCGGCGCCACACGCGGACGTAGCGCAGCTGGTAGCGCATCACCTTGCCAAGGTGAGGGTCGCGGGTTCGAATCCCGTCGTCCGCTCCACGCGCGATTAGCTCAGCGGGAGAGCGCTACCTTGACACGGTAGAGGTCACTGGTTCAATCCCAGTATCGCGCACCACAGTCCCTTGTGGACATCGATCTTCCCGGGAACGGCTGCCACGCATGAGCGCGGCAGCCGTTCTCCGTTTTCAGTGGGTCGCGGGGTGGCCGTGGTGCAGCGCGTCGGCAGTCGCGCCGGGTCCGCGGTTCCTCCGGCGTGATCGCCAGGGGCACGTTGCGCAGCAGGGCGGTGTCCACGGCGATGCGCGCGATCATCCGGGCGGTCCGCTGGGCCGGATGCGTGTGCGGTCCGGCGTTCCAGGCGAGCGTGTGCCACCCGAGCGTGTCGAGCACTCCGGGCGTACGGATTCGCCCGCGCCCGCTGCTTGCCAGGCTCGCGGTGAGCCGGGTCCCGCGACCCGCGCGGGCCGTGTCACTTCCGCGCCGAAACCGTGCTGAAGCCGCGGTGAAACCGGCCGCCCGCACGCTGCGGTCATGGAACAGGAAGAACTCGCCTGGCTGCCCACCGTCCGTCCCGCCGGCTGCCCTTTCGACCCGCCCGCCGAGCTGGGCGAGATCCGGGCACACCGGCCCCTTGTGCGCATGTCCTACCCGGACGGGCACCGCGGCCGGCTGGTCACCGGTCACGCCCAGGCCCGCGCCGTCCTCGGCGACTCGCGGTTCACCTCGTGGTACGAGCTCATGCACTACCCGCTCCCCGGCCTGGACGGCGACGTCCCGCGGGCCCCGGTCGGCGACCTCACCGGCATCGACGCGCCCGAGCACACCCGCTACCGCAAGCTGCTCGCCGGGAAGTTCACCGTCCGCCGGATGCGTCAGCTCACCGACCGGGTCGAGGAAGTCGCCACCGAACACCGGGACGCGATGGCGCAGCACGGCCCCTCGGTGGACCTGTTCCAGGCCTGCGCGCGCCCAGTACCCGCGGTGATGATCTGCGAGCTGCTCGGCGTGCCCTACTCCGACCGCGAGTTCTTCCACACCCAGGTGGCGGCACTGATGACCCCTGGTGCGGGCCAAACGCGCCGAGCCCACCGACGACGTGCTCGGCAACCGCACCACGAGCGACCTGACCGACGAGGAACTGTCCGGCATCGGCACGTTCCTGCTGGGCGCAGGCCTGGACACCACCGCGAACATGATCGCGCTGGGCGCCTTCGCCCTGCTGCGCGACCCGGACCAGCTCGCCGCGCTCCGCGACGACCCGGCCCTCGCGGACAGCGCGGTCGAAGAGCTGCTCCGCTACCTGACCATCGCCGACACCGGTGTCCGGGCCGCGCTGGAGGACGTCGAGCTGGACGGTCAGGTGATCCAGGCCGGCGAGTCGGTCACCATCACCGCCAACGCCGCGAACCGCGACCCGGAGCGGTTCCCGGACCCGGACACGCTCGACCTGCGCCGGCACGCCGCCGGGCACCTGGCTTTCGGCCACGGCATCCACCAATGCCTAGGCCAGCAACTGGCCCGCGTCGAAATGCGCGTCGCCATCCCCGCGCT carries:
- a CDS encoding vWA domain-containing protein, with translation MSDLAELAARLCERLRSAGLAVGADRAARFARAVMLVSPQRTRELYLCALTTLTSSPADAQVLASVFATVFAAPEVGTAGAGAFSAGESTGPAREVRAPTAGSAVDRLATRDFATLEPAELALLRAAMSEFRLATPLRRSRRKRLSPGGRRADLRETLRVARRTGGEPVRLRRWVSREKPRKLVVLCDISGSMEPYARALLQLLVCAAGGARAEVFTFATRLTRLTRVLQRTPSAALADAGREAPDWSGGTKIGDSLGEFLDTHGARGMARGAVVVVLSDGWETGSPERLGREMARLSRLAHRIVWANPRTASPRFRPSTGGMAAAWPYCDAVVSAHRLDAIEDLLTAIAGCSGRD
- a CDS encoding siderophore-interacting protein; translation: MAGKSRPAVRLRVLRTQRLTPHMIRIVAGGPGLADFQPNEFADAYVKMLFPREGVEYPVPFDMGVIRAEMPREQWPVMRTYTVRYYDPRAGELALDFVHHGDQGLGGPWAASAQPGDELLLAGPGGAYAPGEEADWHLLVGDESALPAIAVALEMMPAGVPVRVFIEVADPAEEQPLATKGDAQIQWLHRSAGDDLVAAVRALEFLPGTVQAFVHGEAGFVRELRRYLLGERGVRKDLLSISGYWRRGKTDEEWRAEKAAERPAEEAAGRP